A genomic window from Osmerus eperlanus chromosome 5, fOsmEpe2.1, whole genome shotgun sequence includes:
- the slc28a1 gene encoding sodium/nucleoside cotransporter 1 produces the protein MHSICPTQRNFCPSRETGRRMTEASGTQLKVVSPANGNGVENLGFEIQEDNLSIASTINEEESGKGLGSFLSKVSKPINAAEDYFTAHSKTIKYIVLGILGAGYVAFFITACVLDFQRAIALVVLTSLAVVSKTYDLLKTYQGDNIVKCLKPALRCFKANQRWITWVFVLVVVGLLVTWLAVDTSKRPEQLISFVGVCMFILVIFIFSAHRTAVAWRTVFWGLGLQFCIGLFVIRTEPGFIAFEWLGKQVQIFQNYTIDGSKFVFGNDLIVGIFAFQALPIIVFFSSVMSVLYFLGIMQWIIIKISWAMQITMGTSPTETLSVAGNIFVGQTEAPLLIRPYLKDMTQSEIHAVMTGGFATIAGSVMGAFILFGIDASSLISASVMAAPCALAFSKLSYPETEESKFRSEKSIKVDSGGEQNVLEAASSGASASIGLVANIAVNLIAFLAIFAFINSALGWLGGMVGYPTLTFEEICSYVFMPVAFMMGIPFDETQKVAELIGTKLFLNEFVAYEKLAELKKNRLDGLEEIINSERMWISVRSEIICTYALCGFANFSSLGIVIGGLSSICPSRRGDISSLVLRALFTGTCVSLVNACIAGILFVPPLDCLDVFRNYAFNTSTLNLNTCCEDLFENTNNGTSFEGSWKTVANATLYFTKCCGVFDKPICR, from the exons ATGCACAGTATTTGTCCAACACAGAGAAACTTCTGTCCCTCCAGAGAAACAGGACGCAGAATGA CGGAAGCCAGTGGTACACAGCTAAAGGTTGTCTCTCCTGCCAATGGAAATGGGGTTGAGAACCTCGGTTTTGAAATACAG GAAGACAACCTTTCAATTGCTAGCACTATCAATGAGGAGGAGTCTGGAAAAGGATTGGGATCATTCTTGAG CAAGGTTTCCAAGCCGATTAATGCTGCAGAGGATTACTTTACAGCTCACTCAAAAACCATCAAGTACATTGTTCTGGGCATACTCGGAGCAG GTTATGTGGCGTTTTTCATCACTGCCTGTGTACTAGACTTTCAGAGGGCTATTGCTCTGGTGGTCCTCACCAGTTTGGCAGTTGTCTCGAAAACCTACGATTTACTTAAAACTTACCAGGGAGACAATATTGTAAAGTGTTTGAAACCTGCTTTGAGATGCTTCAAAGCCAACCAGAGATGGATCACATG GGTGTTTGTTCTTGTGGTGGTGGGCCTGCTGGTGACCTGGCTGGCAGTGGACACAAGCAAACGCCCAGAACAGCTCATCTCATTTGTGGGTGTATGCATGTTCATTCTGGTTATATTTATCTTCTCAGCACATAGGACAGCA gtGGCATGGAGAACTGTCTTTTGGGGTCTTGGCTTGCAATTCTGCATTGGGCTGTTTGTCATAAGGACAGAACCAGGTTTCATAGCTTTCGAATGGCTGGGGAAACAAGTGCAG ATATTCCAGAACTACACAATAGATGGATCTAAGTTTGTGTTTGGAAATGATCTAATAGTAGGCATCTTCGCATTTCAA GCTTTGCCCATCATAGTGTTCTTTAGCAGTGTGATGTCAGTCCTTTACTTCTTGGGAATAATGCAGTGGATCATTATTAAG ATCTCATGGGCCATGCAGATAACGATGGGAACCTCACCCACTGAGACCTTGAGTGTTGCAGGCAACATATTTGTTGGACAG ACAGAAGCGCCACTGCTTATTCGCCCCTACCTGAAGGACATGACCCAGTCTGAGATCCATGCTGTCATGACTGGTGGTTTTGCCACTATTGCAGGAAGTGTGATGGGCGCCTTTATCTTATTTGGG ATTGATGCCTCCTCTCTGATATCTGCCTCAGTGATGGCTGCCCCATGTGCTTTGGCTTTCTCCAAGCTTTCTTACCCAGAGACAGAAGAGTCCAAGTTCCGATCAGAGAAAAGTATCAAAGTGGATAGTGG TGGTGAACAGAACGTTTTGGAGGCTGCTAGCAGTGGGGCATCAGCATCAATAGGCCTTGTTGCTAACATTGCCGTCAACTTAATAGCATTCCTGGCTATATTTGCTTTTATTAATTCTGCTCTGGGTTGGCTGGGTGGCATGGTGGGATATCCTACTCTTACATTTGAG GAGatctgctcttatgtgttcatgcCTGTGGCCTTCATGATGGGAATACCGTTTGATGAGACTCAAAAAGTAGCAGAACTTATTGGTACAAAGCTTTTCCTCAACGAATTTGTGGCCTACGAGAAGCTAGCTGAGCTGAAGAAAAACCGACTTGATGGACTTGAAGAAATCATCAATTCAGAGAGGATGTGGATCTCT GTGAGATCAGAAATCATCTGCACCTATGCTCTTTGTGGATTCGCCAATTTCAGCTCCCTGGGGATTGTGATTGGAGGCCTAT CATCAATCTGCCCTTCCAGAAGAGGAGACATTTCCTCTTTAGTTTTGAGAGCCCTTTTTACGGGGACCTGTGTATCTTTAGTTAACGCTTGCATTGCAG GGATCCTCTTTGTACCGCCTCTCGACTGTCTGGATGTTTTCAGGAATTATGCGTTCAACACCTCTACTCTGAACTTGAACACTTGTTGTGAAGATCTCTTTGAAAA CACTAACAATGGGACCTCATTTGAGGGCTCTTGGAAGACAGTGGCAAATGCCACTCTATATTTTACAAAGTGTTGTGGTGTCTTTGATAAACCTATTTGTAGGTAG